Proteins from one Ciconia boyciana chromosome 26, ASM3463844v1, whole genome shotgun sequence genomic window:
- the NUP210L gene encoding LOW QUALITY PROTEIN: nuclear pore membrane glycoprotein 210-like (The sequence of the model RefSeq protein was modified relative to this genomic sequence to represent the inferred CDS: inserted 4 bases in 3 codons; deleted 2 bases in 2 codons; substituted 6 bases at 6 genomic stop codons): MRTVQAARVRRAWLSALFVLLLFLVVYGFAFKLNVPQVLLSFGWELRVPFELEVEGGCYSWPSSRYDVVTGVPIYENGAICSQKALVSAQSSQARKLSSVVAAEEHVTGHLLRCDVIVDVIDSIEIISXTRELCVDDCPLELAVRAPDIEELELPLEHYELELHDQVIVPGGSDLLPVXLEVKTATVRAVQLGQQSCFVHENKNNDVHMRAASGLPNCTVYVVEAGFLGFTVDPGDRWILEVKREYTIAVEVYDTGSTRVYLSDNLRITHHFSKECFEELLSSHNGSYHIVKVLKDGIAGIKAELVSVVQELLYGSSYAIFLLQEQVPLCRVFVDNAFCSFCSCEQSKKQISLPQKLSHKQEVKVYLPIKLSPSFLAFPHHPMEVLYXYKLWPGFLSLETYDLCLGFLGPVTAYLRVSDMHELEVDLTDKLEIGNFLVVTIRVLGFQXLPLRSKYFRYMKLKLQAASPIVTLEQREEVGEYSELYVLXAVAVGQTTXVAMAWDKMGRSLISAPWKVKLRVFPPFKLIPKKITLIPHNMRQVMSEGXPQPQPIIPFSVTICSITEVNQLGQVTARIVGAAVIQGAIQVVSEDTGKVTVFSQDQVELEIIXLKAIRIHVPATKLITATEMPVFMVGLNSMLTPFSFGNANSELIFQWSVSKRDVLDLLPQHKEVSVQLPSKNNVAMVVIQKQQVMYTKAAGRTRIKVTVQCLNASAGQFEGNRTELSDEVQILVFDKLLLFSPMFSTEQILMSMNSQLKLYTNREGAASMSFQVLQRYPNSSVLEECDQGLLRAGAVTGIAVLEVTSXEVFGVRQTIIMEQSAERMLLV, encoded by the exons ATGCGCACAGTGCAGGCGGCGAG GGTGAGGCGGGCTTGGCTGTCTGCCCTCTTcgtcctcctcctgttcttggTGGTGTATGGCTTTGCCTTTAAGCTAAATGTGCCCCAAGTGTTGCTGTCTTTCGGCTGGGAGCTCCGGGTTCCCTTTGAGCTAGAGGTGGAG GGGGGGTGTTATTCCTG GCCTTCCTCACGTTATGATGTAGTCACTGGTGTGCCCATTTATGAGAACGGTGCCATTTGTTCCCAAAAAGCTTTGGTGTCTGCTCAGTCTTCACAAGCCAGAAAGCTAAGCAGTGTTGTGGCAGCTGAGGAACATG TGACAGGCCATTTACTGCGTTGTGATGTCATTGTTGATGTGATAGACAGTATTGAAATTATCTCCTGAACTCGAGAACTCTGTGTGGACGATTGTCCCCTGGAGTTGGCTGTGAGAGCTCCGGACATCGAAG AACTAGAACTTCCCCTTGAACATTATGAGCTTGAACTTCATGACCAAGTTATTGTGCCCGGTGGGTCTGACCTTCTTCCAG GCCTGGAGGTGAAGACAGCCACTGTGAGAGCAGTGCAGTTGGGACAGCAGTCTTGTTTTGTTCATGAGA ACAAGAACAACGATGTTCACATGCGAGCTGCATCTGGTCTTCCTAACTGCACTGTCTATGTTGTAGAAGCTGGATTTTTAG gtttCACTGTTGACCCAGGAGACAGGTGGATACTGGAAGTGAAGCGAGAGTATACGATCGCTGTAGAAGTTTATGACACAGGCAGCACTAGAGTGTATTTATCTGAT AACCTGAGAATAACTCACCATTTTTCTAAGGAGTGTTTTGAAGAGCTCCTGTCTTCTCATAATGGGTCTTACCATATAGTTAAGGTCCTGAAAGATGGCATCGCAGGGATAAAAGCTGAACTGGTTTCTGTTGTACAA GAACTGCTCTACGGTTCAAGTTATGCCATATTTCTCCTGCAAGAGCAAGTTCCTCTGTGCAGGGTTTTTGTGGACAATGCCTTCTGCAGTTTCTGCAGTTGTGAGCAGTCCAAGAAGCAAATCAGCCTCCCTCAGAAAC TCAGCCACAAGCAGGAGGTGAAGGTTTACCTTCCCATCAAGCTGTCACCTTCTTTCCTTGCATTTCCACACCATCCCATGGAAGTCTTGTATTGATATAAACTTTGG CCTGGATTTTTAAGCCTGGAAACTTATGATCTCTGTTTGGGATTCCTGGGACCGGTTACAGCCTACCTGCGTGTTTCTGACATGCATGAGTTGGAGGTGGATCTCACTGATAAG CTTGAGATTGGCAACTTTCTCGTCGTTACCATTCGAGTCCTGGGTTTTCAGTGACTTCCCTTGCGGAGTAAATACTTCAGGTACATGAAGCTGAAGCTGCAAGCAGCATCTCCTATTGTTACACTTGA GCAAAGGGAAGAAGTGGGAGAATATTCTGAATTGTATGTACTTTGAGCTGTTGCTGTCGGCCAGACAAC GGTAGCTATGGCCTGGGACAAGATGGGAAGAAGTTTGATTTCTGCTCCTTGGAAAGTCAAGCTAAGA GTTTTTCCTCCATTTAAACTGATTCCAAAGAAAATCACTCTTATTCCACACAATATGAGGCAG GTGATGTCAGAAG GGCCTCAGCCACAGCCCATCATCCCCTTCTCTGTCACCATCTGCTCCATCACTGAGGTTAACCAACTTGGACAAGTCACGGCAAGGATAGTCGGAGCAGCCGTGATACAGGGTGCTATCCAGGTGGTTAGTGAAGACACAGGAAAAGTTACTGTTTTTTCACAG gatCAAGTggaattagaaataatttagttAAAAGCAATAAGAATTCATGTACCTGCCACAAAACTTATAACAGCCACTGAG ATGCCAGTCTTCATGGTGGGGCTGAACAGCATGCTGACTCCATTTTCCTTTGGTAATGCTAACTCTGAACTGATATTCCAGTGGTCAGTGAGCAAACGAGATGTTCTAGACCTTCTTCCTCAACACAAGGAG GTATCCGTTCAGCTCCCGTCAAAGAATAATGTTGCTATGGTTGTG ATACAAAAGCAGCAGGTCATGTATACCAAAGCAGCAGGTAGAACCAGGATTAAGGTAACGGTGCAATGTCTGAACGCATCTGCTGGACAGTTTGAAGGAAACCGTACTGAACTATCGGATGAAGTGCAAATCCTG GTATTTGATAAGCTGTTGCTATTCTCTCCTATGTTTTCCACTGAACAAATTTTGATGTCCATGAATTCTCAACTCAAGCTGTACACAAACAG GGAAGGGGCTGCATCTATGAGCTTTCAAGTCTTGCAGCGTTACCCCAACTCTTCTGTCCTTGAGGAATGTGACCAAGGTCTCCTGAGAGCTGGAGCCGTCACAGGCATTGCAGTGTTGGAAGTGACTTCTTGAGAAGTCTTTGGAGTCAGACAGACAATCATAATGGAGCAGTCTGCTGAGAGAATGCTTTTGGTTTGA